One genomic region from Epinephelus fuscoguttatus linkage group LG6, E.fuscoguttatus.final_Chr_v1 encodes:
- the LOC125890216 gene encoding Rieske domain-containing protein, translated as MSSEEETSQTSSSSSSPPPSSFSSSSSSPPPASHFIGKKEDIVKAGRMTKTVNGCRDVLVLHHQGQLHAMDVRCYHSGGALQYGDIEEFNGRLCIVCPWHKYKITLAEGEGLYQAVDDPTARPLRTHWRSKGVKQRIHKVTEVDGNVYVTLNDCSEPIESDVYQTEKFRTGLLKAQPKAKPRN; from the exons ATGTCTTCTGAGGAGGAGACTTCTCaaacctcctcttcttcctcctctccccctccctcttccttctcctcctcctcctcctcacctccccCTGCCTCCCACTTCATCGGGAAGAAGGAGGACATTGTCAAGGCTGGGCGCATGACCAAGACTGTGAATGGATGCAGAGATGTGCTGGTCCTGCACCACCAGGGGCAGCTTCATGCAATGGACGTGCGCTGCTACC ATTCAGGTGGTGCATTGCAGTATGGAGACATTGAG GAGTTCAATGGGCGGTTGTGTATTGTGTGTCCGTGGCACAAGTACAAGATCACACTGGCAGAAGGGGAAGGTCTTTACCAAGCTGTGGATGATCCTACAGCAAGACCCCTGAGGACACACTGGCGCTCCAAGGGTGTCAAACAGAGGATTCACAAGGTCACTGAGGTCGACGGGAACGTGTATGTAACACTGAATGACTGCAGCGAGCCCATCGAGTCAGATGTCTACCAGACTGAGAAATTTAGGACTGGTTTACTGAAGGCCCAGCCAAAAGCCAAACCCAGGAATTAA